The Crocinitomicaceae bacterium sequence TTTTTTCTGTAATAACAAGCCGTTATTGGCCGGAATGGGTTCAATAATGATGCAAGCAATATCATGCCCGTATTCACGAATTGCCTGAAGAACCGCCTCTTCATCATTGAGCGGAAGAACAATAGTTTCTTTTGAAAATGCATCAGGTACGCCGGCTGATGATGAGGTGCCAAGGGTAGCCAAACCTGATCCGGCATTGACCAACAATGAATCAGCATGACCGTGGTAGCAGCCATCAAATTTGATTATTTTGTTCCGTTTAGTATACCCGCGTGCTAGTCTGATGGCTGACATCACCGCTTCAGTGCCCGAACTTACAAAACGAATCATTTCAATGAATGGGTTGTTTTTTAATATCAGTTCACCCAATTCATTTTCTAATCGAGTAGGAGCACCGTAGGATGTTCCTTTGGAAACCGCATCAACAATTGCGTTGCGCACACCCGGGTGATTATGCCCCAGAATTAGTGGTCCCCAGCTACAGCAAAAATCAACGAATTTATTCCCGTCTTCATCCCAAATATGGCAACCGTCACCTTGGGCAATAAACAAGGGAGAACCACCTACTGAACGGAACGCCCGCACGGGTGAATTTACACCACCTGGAAAAATGGTTTTGGCTTTTTCAAAAAGTTGTTCTGAGGTTTTGCGTGAAATCATGGACATTCAGTTATGGAAGGTTGTTTTATCTTTGCTCAGTTAGCCGAATTAAAATTTTAATGACCGAAAGGCGACACAAAATTACGTAAACAATGACAGCAAACAAAAATACGCTTGAATTTGCAAGAGTGATGGATCAAAAAGATCCGATACGTGCATATCGCAACCAATTTTTCTTTCCGCAGTTCAAGGGAGAAAATGCTCTGTATTATACAGGTAATTCGCTTGGGCTTCAACCAAAATCAACTTCTGCCTACATACAACAAGAGCTCAATGATTGGGCAGAATTTGGGGTTGAAGGTCATTTTCATGCAAAGCGTCCCTGGTTTTCATATCACGAACAATTGTCAAGCAAGGCGGCAAAAATTGTTGGTGCAAAATCTTCTGAAGTGGTAATTACACACAGCCTAACAACGAATTTGCATTTGTTGATGGTTTCTTTTTATCGTCCGGCAAAATCAAGGTATAAAATTCTTTGCGAGAAAAAAGCTTTTCCAAGTGATCAATACGCATTGGAATCACAGGTAAAATTTCATGGCTATGATCCTAAAGATGCTATTATTGAAATTGAACCAAGACAAGGGGAACATACTATTCATGAACAGGATATTTTAGAGTTAATTTCAAAATACGGAGATGAAATTGCCTTGGTCATGATGGGCGGCGTGAATTATTATACCGGTCAGTTATTTGACATGAAAACCATTACCGAAGCCGGACATAAAGCGGGTGCAATTGTTGGTTTTGATTTAGCACACGCAGCGGGCAATGTGAAATTAAATTTGCATGATTGGCAGGTGGATTTTGCGGCATGGTGCACGTATAAATATTTGAATTCAAGTCCGGGTGGGGTGAGTGGCATGTTTGTTCATGAAAATCATGCAAACAAACCTGAACTGCCACGTTTTGCCGGTTGGTGGGGACATGATAAATCAGTGCGTTTTTTAATGGAGCCCGGATTCAAACCGATGCAGGGCGCTGAAGGCTGGCAACTCAGTAATGCTCCTGTTCTTGGAATGGCCGCTCATCTTGCTTCATTAGATATTTTTGATGAAGTTGGAATGGATAAACTCATTGAAAAAAGAATTCAACTAACTAACTATCTTGAAGAAGTTATTCTGGAAATTTCTGCTAAAAATTCAGATAAATGTCAATTTGAAATTATCACACCAAAAGAAGAAAACAGACGCGGCGCACAACTTTCAATTTTAGTTCACGGTAAAGGAAAATCATTATTTGATGCCCTAACCAAACAAGGCGTTATTGCTGATTGGAGAGAGCCTAATGTGATACGCCTTGCGCCTGTTCCGTTGTACAATTCGTTTGAAGATATTTATCGGTTCGGGGTGACGTTGGAGGATGCTATTATTAGGTAGTGTTTGTTTCTCCATCAAGAAGGCATGGGATTAGGTCGGAGATAGACTATACGCAATTACATATAATTATTTTATATTCATTATTATTATATCTATTTACATATAATTACGTATATTTACTCAATATTATATCTATTTAAATATAATGAGTACAATAGCTGAATTCGTAAAATTTCGTCGCAAGGCAGCGAACCTGACTCAGGAAGAATTTGCAGAGCGTGCCGGTGTGGCACTAACCGTTGTGCGCAAAATTGAACAGGGGAAAACCAATTTGAATATGGACAAAGTAAATCTTATATTAAGCATGTTTGGACACGAACTGGCTCCGGTGAACAGTAAAGAAATTCATAAATGAGACAAGGAAAAGTTTTTTACAAAAATCATCTGGCCGGGATCATTACTGAAACCGATGAAGGAGAATATATGTTTAAATACACCGTTGAGCATGTTCAAAATTACCCGAAAGAATTCATCACATTTACCATGCCGGTGCGCAATGAACCCTACATGGATAAAAGACTCTTCCCCTTTTTTGAAGGTTTAATTCCTGAAGGCTGGTTATTGGATGTTGCATCAAAAAGCTGGAAAATAAATCAAAATGACCGCATGGGACTTTTGCTGGCATGCTG is a genomic window containing:
- the hemL gene encoding glutamate-1-semialdehyde 2,1-aminomutase, whose protein sequence is MSMISRKTSEQLFEKAKTIFPGGVNSPVRAFRSVGGSPLFIAQGDGCHIWDEDGNKFVDFCCSWGPLILGHNHPGVRNAIVDAVSKGTSYGAPTRLENELGELILKNNPFIEMIRFVSSGTEAVMSAIRLARGYTKRNKIIKFDGCYHGHADSLLVNAGSGLATLGTSSSAGVPDAFSKETIVLPLNDEEAVLQAIREYGHDIACIIIEPIPANNGLLLQKKEYLEFLRKTCTDHNILLFFDEVISGFRVSFTGAAGYYGIKPDLVTYGKIIGGGMPVGAYGASKEIMSCISPIGNVYQAGTLSGNPVAMAAGFAQLSQCLQNDFYKTLENKTKHFVESIMNHSKSKGYEFEMVQIGSIFWLAFSTNVIRKSDEINPSSMDQFKKLYSLLLDQGIYLGPSGYEVGFVSAAHTQEILDDCAKKFCLCLDQVFA
- the kynU gene encoding kynureninase, whose translation is MTANKNTLEFARVMDQKDPIRAYRNQFFFPQFKGENALYYTGNSLGLQPKSTSAYIQQELNDWAEFGVEGHFHAKRPWFSYHEQLSSKAAKIVGAKSSEVVITHSLTTNLHLLMVSFYRPAKSRYKILCEKKAFPSDQYALESQVKFHGYDPKDAIIEIEPRQGEHTIHEQDILELISKYGDEIALVMMGGVNYYTGQLFDMKTITEAGHKAGAIVGFDLAHAAGNVKLNLHDWQVDFAAWCTYKYLNSSPGGVSGMFVHENHANKPELPRFAGWWGHDKSVRFLMEPGFKPMQGAEGWQLSNAPVLGMAAHLASLDIFDEVGMDKLIEKRIQLTNYLEEVILEISAKNSDKCQFEIITPKEENRRGAQLSILVHGKGKSLFDALTKQGVIADWREPNVIRLAPVPLYNSFEDIYRFGVTLEDAIIR
- a CDS encoding HipA N-terminal domain-containing protein, producing the protein MRQGKVFYKNHLAGIITETDEGEYMFKYTVEHVQNYPKEFITFTMPVRNEPYMDKRLFPFFEGLIPEGWLLDVASKSWKINQNDRMGLLLACCQNCIGAVSVETILVSDEK
- a CDS encoding helix-turn-helix transcriptional regulator yields the protein MSTIAEFVKFRRKAANLTQEEFAERAGVALTVVRKIEQGKTNLNMDKVNLILSMFGHELAPVNSKEIHK